The DNA segment TCACTCGAAAAGCGACCATAGACCAGCCGCGCGTAGTCCATCACCTTGTCGAAGCGGGCTTCCTCGCGGGCCGCCGGGTCGGGGCGCAGGTATTCCTTGCGGTATTTGGCGTTGGCATCGGCAAATTTCTTCTCCATGCGGGCGATCTGCTCAGGGGTCAGCGTCAGCAGCAGGTCGGCCACGTCGGGTGTGGAGCGATCGAAGGCAACGCGTGCCAGGCGCTGGGCATCGTCCTGGATCTTGCCCACCGCGGCGGCGGAGAGCGGCTGCTGTACCTCGCTCTTGGCCTGGCGCAGCAGGCCGGCGATCTCGGGCAACTGGTCCTTGCGATGCCAGGCAAAGAAGCGGGCGATGGCGTCGCGGGTGAGGGGTTCCTGGCTGGCGGAGACGTCCACGTAGTTGTCGATCCACCAGTAGGCGAGCCGGTCGCCCTGCTGGTAGCCTAGCTTCAGGGCATTGCAGGCGGTCAGGGCGGTCACGGCTGTGACCAGAAAGAGACGCCGGAGACGGTCCCCGCGCAGGAAGGGATTGGCGGTCAAACGGCGCAAAACCCCCATGATAGAATCCTTTTCCGCGCGTTTTGGCAGCTGATCGTGCCCGCGATTCCCAGCCGCTGCCGGCTTTGCCGCCGGTTTCGGGGTTCGGGCCAGGACCCTGGCCAACGCTGCTGGCCCCCGGGCTCGCCGAGGGGGTGATTCATACTGTTTGCTGGACACACTCACTTAGGACCCTCCTTGTGAATATCGTCATTCTCGCTGCAGGAATGGGCAAGCGGATGAACTCCGCGCTGCCCAAGGTCCTGCATCCTCTCGCTGGCCGGCCGCTGCTTGCTCATGTGATTGAAACGGCACGTAAATTGTTGCCGACCCGCCTCGTGGTGGTGGTTGGGCATGGTGCCGACCGCGTGCGCGAGGCGGTTGGCGCGCCAGACGTTGCCTTCGCCCTGCAGGCCGAGCAGCTTGGCACCGGCCATGCCGTGGCGCAGGCGCTCCCGCTGCTCGACGACAGCCAGCCGACGCTGGTGCTGTACGGCGATGTGCCGCTGACCGAG comes from the Cupriavidus basilensis genome and includes:
- a CDS encoding DUF6279 family lipoprotein, which encodes MTALTACNALKLGYQQGDRLAYWWIDNYVDVSASQEPLTRDAIARFFAWHRKDQLPEIAGLLRQAKSEVQQPLSAAAVGKIQDDAQRLARVAFDRSTPDVADLLLTLTPEQIARMEKKFADANAKYRKEYLRPDPAAREEARFDKVMDYARLVYGRFSSDQEATIRRAMAPVVQGAEARYAERVKRQQEWLALARQVQAEHPPKAQVVEMLRRYGDHWQNPPTRERNARYDANNEAGLALTVTIANLTTPEQKAHAADRFQKWIDDANALMRDGTANAAAPRPTRAEN